The window CTGGCAGCTCGAACTGAAGGCCCTCGCGATTTATCGCGACGGTTCGAAGCAGAGCCAACCGCTCAACACGTCGAGCTCGGATAAGAAGGATGTCGTCGAACGGATCGTCTATCAACCGCGCCGCGAACGCCTGCCCGACACCCGGCAGTCGATCACGCACAAGTTCAACGTCGGCGGTCACGAAGGCTACATCAACGTCGGCATGTTCCCCGACGGTCGCCCGGGCGAGCTCTTCATCACCATGGCGAAGGAAGGCTCAACCGTCGGCGGCATGATGGATGCCTTCGGCACTTCGATCTCGATCGCGCTGCAGTACGGCGTGCCGGTCGATGCTCTCGTCAACAAGTTCTCGCACATGCGGTTCGAGCCGATGGGTCACACGACCAACCCGGACATCCGCATTGCGAAGAGCGTGGTCGATTACATCTTCCGCTGGATGGGCATGCAGTTCCTGGCCGGTTTCCGCGAAGCCAGCCGGGGCGAACTGCCGAGCCAAGGTGAATCGGCTGAGAAGCCCGTTGCTCCCGCGCCGGTCGCCTCCATTCCTGCCGCCAAGCCGGCCGCTCCTGTGGCAAAGGCTCCGGAAAAAGTCGCTGAGAAGCCCGCGACCAATGGCACGAACGGGACCAACGGCGCTAACGGCACGAATGGTCACTCGACTCCCGCCAAGCCGAAGATCGATCTGGAAGTGCTCGAACGGGCCGGCCTGTCGATCAAGGGAAAGGAGACGGGCGGCAATGTTCGCAACGAACAGTTTGCCCGCTTCCAACTCGACGCCCCGAGCTGCGACAACTGCGGCTCGATCACGGTCCGCAACGGCAACTGCTACCTGTGCCACAACTGCGGCAACAGCATGGGTTGCTCGTAGTCGAGTCTTGCCGGTAAACGATGGTGGGCCTCGCGAGTGCGCTTGACCCACCCTACGGTTTTAATCGCACATCGGGTTGCTCGGGAAAGGATGCAAGGCCGGAGGCCCCGAGCAACCCGGTTTTTCTTTTTGTTTGTTCTGCTACGTTCACTTCAATGAACCTCAAAGAACAAGCCTTCTTTGCGCGACGGCGTTGCCAAGCATTGGCGAAAATGCGGCTGGCGATTCAGCATGTCCGCCGATCGTTGACCGTCGATGGCTTGGATCCCGAAATCATCGATGAAGCGATTGCGGAATACGAGGTGTTACTGGCCGCGCGCCGACGATCTGATCTCTTGTTGTGGCGACTTGGCGCGCTGCTTCTCTTTTTGGCTTGTGCGGCGATCGTGACGACGGCACTGTTCGGGCCGCTGCCACATTTCAGTCGCGCTCATGCCGTGGCTTTGGGAGTTGGCTTGCTGGCGTTGCTGCAAGCATTGTTTCCGATGATGCCTCGACGCTGAGGCCAATCGGCAGTCGCACTTCGCTAATCGGCGGCACGGAGTAGTGCATAAGCCGTAAACCAGCGGGGCGAGCCCGGTGGCGTTTCTACACAACGAAAATTACGGCATCGACTTCAAATCGAAGTTGAACGAGCGATTGCTTGACGAGACGTTGGCCGTCAGGGTGGATGCACTGTTGTAAGCAGCCGGAATGGCTTGGGCTGGCGCGGCAGCTTTGCCGTCGGGGGCCTCGATTGGTGTCTCTTCATCCGAACCTTCGCCGGCGCCGCCAGCTGTGATCCGGACGATTTTTTCTCCGGGCGTGCAACCGGCTTGATTGCTGTCGTACAGCAAGCGGTAGCGACCTCCCGAATCGGTCTTGCCGCCGGAAAATCGATTGGGCGGACCTTCGAAGCGAACCGTCACTCCGGCCAGCGGTTGGCCATCGAGCGTTACTCTGCCGCTGACGCTGACCAGCCCCAGTTCATGGTAACTAACCCGCGATCCGCAACCGGTCAACAGCAGCAGCGCAGCCAGCACAACCCACGATTTTCCTTGCCGCCAGGCGACCTCGGTGAAATTCGATTTCATCATTAATCCTTCAGCACTTCGCCGCCATCGCGGCTCCCCATGGCTTTGTAGGTGACGGCATCCATCGTGTAAGGCACGAAGCGAACCGAGGCATCGGCCATGCAGAAGAGTGTGCCGACAGGATGAAAGCTCGTGAACGATAATTCCTTCACATAACCCGAAGCCGTCGCAATCTTGCGGGCGTTCATCGGCACGCCGGTCGAACCGACGAACTCGCTGAATTCAGTCGCGTTCGCGGGCCAGGGATCGACCTGTGGCGAACCGATGTACCAGAAGTCCATCTGGTTGCCGTCCTGCGAGTACGTGTCCCAATAGCACTCGCCCATCATGAACGTATTCGAGGTGCCGTCCGTGATGTTTTTGAAGGCGATGCGGCTGTTGCCGAAAAAGATACCTTCCAGATCCGATTGCTCGAGATAGCGCCCCACGGCCGAAGTGCTCGGATCGTCGGAATCGGCCGTTGACGAGGCCACGCCGCGGTAGCAGGCCGGCACACGCTTGGGAATGCCTTGATTATTCACATATTGCGGGATGGCAGCTGACGGGCAACGCAGAGTTTTGATCAAGGTTCCGCAGGCTTGCTCGTTGGGAGAGTTGTCGATATCCCAGTCATTGGCGTCGTTCCACTGGATCGAATTCCACAACGGCGCCTGTTCGATGTACGGCAGAATGCAGGCACTCCACCCTTGGCCGAAGTCGCTCCAGCCGAAGGGAAAAGTGTTGAGCGTATCGTGATAGTTATGCATCCCGATTCCGAGTTGCCGCAGATTGTTCGAGCATTGAGTTCGCCGCGCGGCCTCGCGAGCAGATTGCACGGCGGGCAACAGGAGGGCCACGAGCACGCCAATGATGGCGATGACGACGAGCAGTTCGACGAGGGTGAAAGCCCGCCGACGATTCGTTGTGCCGCCAAAAGTTGTCGAGTAGGTGTGCATCCAATCCCCCAAAGTGAGCTCGACCAGAAAACGACGAATGTTGAGCCACCTAGAATGGCAAACCCAGCGCCAGGGACTGCAAAGAAAGTATGAAGATTGCGTGTAGCGGCTTGCCGCGAACCGCGGCAATAACCATTGCTGCAGCGTTTTGGCGGCCAAGGTCCGCGATCTCGACTGACTGAACGAGCCGCTCTCCTGCTCAGCAGAAAATTCAAATTACTAGAGGGAATTCTGCCTGGATAGTTCGATTGCCCGGCTCCCTTGCATGGTCTGCCGGAAAAGGCGTCAGTCCGCCTTCCAGAACCTTTGCACTGCTGCCACGCTCGCTCCCTTTTGCGCGCGGCTCTTGGCGGCGGAAAGCTGATCTTTCCAGTTGCCCGCGGCGAGCGGTGGCTGTTCGAAGTGATCGACAAAGATGCTTTGAAATCCATAGATTCCCGGGCCGCCATGGCAACGCAGGCAGCCTTTCATCACGAACCGACCAAAGCCGCGACGGTCGGGATCGGCGACGGGATTTTCGATCGGATCCTGTTCGTTGCGCGGCACGAGTCCCAGCAAACCGATATCGAACGGATTGATCTCGTCCCGCGCGACGGCTCGCAAGCTGTTGCCTGGCTGGTCGAACAAGGCGCGACGGTGGAGCGTGAACTCAAAGACATTCGGCGCTTTTAGTTCCTGATAAACACGCAGTTGCACACTCTCGATCAACGGCGAAACGTGGACACTTCCCGTTTCATCGAGCAAGTTCATCCGCCGCGCGAGCGCTACTTGAGTTCCGGCGGGAAACTGCAGCAGTTCATCCCGGCCGAGTTGCTTCGTGCCAACGTCCTTGAGGTAGGCGAGTGTAGCGTCGCGTCCGGCGGGTAATCGCAGCAGCAGCAAAAACGTGCTGCGGCCCGACGTGGCCTTGTCATGCGTCGGCGCGGGACTCGCATCCGGCCGCAAACGATTGGTGAGCAAGACCCAGGAGCTATCGGCAGCGAAGAGATCGCGCGGCAGGAACGGCTTGTCTGGTTCGCGCGGATCGAACTCCGCGGGGAACTGCTGAGCGCGAGCGACGGCGGCGAAGTTATCTGGCAACTTCTCAATCCGTTCGGTCGGCAATGCGATCAGCCGCATCGCCTTCGCCAGACGTTGCAGCAGTTGCTTTCTTTCAGCTTGTCTGGCGAGATCTGGTTCGCTGAGCGCAGCGAACACCGCCCACAGGTCGCGCTGCAAAATCGCCCGCGATACGTCGTCACTAAGATGCGCCGCTTCCGGCCGCAAAAACTCATCGAGTAGTTCCATCGCCCGCCGATGCGAATCACCTTCGATCAGGAAGTTTGCGCGTGGCGTGAAGTTCGCTTCCAGGTTCTCGTGTACATAACGACTGCCGTTAGGTTGGATCCGCACGTAGAGATGTTCGTGCAGCCGATTCCACAGATGCTCGCGCGGCGCAGGAAACTGGAACGGTTCCTCGGCGTACGAATTGGCACAAACGCCGAGGTACAGCAGCGCTAGCAGGCCCACGACGAGGTTCAGCAGTTTGCCCATGCAGGGCATTCTGGCACTCTTTCCAGCGAAAATACAGCGCGGCGGCGCGACATCGTCTGGCCTCCCCCAAACTCGGCCTTGTCCGGTACGATAGTGGCTTGAGGCGGAGGGAACTGGCCGTTTGACGGCGCACGAGGTGGAAGCAGCAATGCCAGAATATGATGTCGATGTGCTGGTGATCGGCACGGGACCCGGCGGCGAAGGGGCCGCCATGCAGTCTGTCAAACAAGGCCTACGAACCGTTGTCGTCGAGCGTTTCAATCGCGTCGGCGGCGGCTGCACGCACTGGGGGACGATCCCCAGCAAGGCCCTGCGGTTCGCCATTTATCAGCTGCTCGAGGTCAACACCAATCGCCTGATTCGCGAAGCTGGTTACAACCTCGAGCTGACCTTTCCGCAGCTCCGCAAATCGGCCGAAGCGACGATTCAGCTGCAAGAAGACATGCGGCGGGGCTTCTACGACAAGAACGGCGCCCGGCTGGTCTTCGGTTCTGCGAAGTTCGTCGATCCGCACA is drawn from Anatilimnocola floriformis and contains these coding sequences:
- a CDS encoding carboxypeptidase-like regulatory domain-containing protein; this encodes MKSNFTEVAWRQGKSWVVLAALLLLTGCGSRVSYHELGLVSVSGRVTLDGQPLAGVTVRFEGPPNRFSGGKTDSGGRYRLLYDSNQAGCTPGEKIVRITAGGAGEGSDEETPIEAPDGKAAAPAQAIPAAYNSASTLTANVSSSNRSFNFDLKSMP
- a CDS encoding DUF1559 domain-containing protein codes for the protein MHTYSTTFGGTTNRRRAFTLVELLVVIAIIGVLVALLLPAVQSAREAARRTQCSNNLRQLGIGMHNYHDTLNTFPFGWSDFGQGWSACILPYIEQAPLWNSIQWNDANDWDIDNSPNEQACGTLIKTLRCPSAAIPQYVNNQGIPKRVPACYRGVASSTADSDDPSTSAVGRYLEQSDLEGIFFGNSRIAFKNITDGTSNTFMMGECYWDTYSQDGNQMDFWYIGSPQVDPWPANATEFSEFVGSTGVPMNARKIATASGYVKELSFTSFHPVGTLFCMADASVRFVPYTMDAVTYKAMGSRDGGEVLKD